One stretch of Microbacterium terrae DNA includes these proteins:
- a CDS encoding SDR family oxidoreductase translates to MADVVVVIGVGGMGETIARRQAAGAVAVVADYSEDAIARLAESMTDDGFLVHPVRVDVSSRESVEELAARAAELGDIRSVVHTAGLSPAHAPLDSVLSVDLVGVALVLEAFGAVVASGAAGVVISSSSSYLQPPFTPDEQVAIRTSTPEGLLNLPFFSPEALSHHPGIAYGRAKLANRIQVQEASAGAWGSRGARINSVSPGVISTKMGRAELDSPSGAFMRAMVDGSGAGRLGTPSDIADAVTFLLSPQATFVSGIDLLVDGGAIAGVATGRTPLPGA, encoded by the coding sequence ATGGCTGACGTGGTCGTCGTCATCGGCGTAGGCGGGATGGGAGAGACCATCGCGCGTCGACAGGCCGCCGGCGCTGTCGCCGTCGTGGCCGACTACAGCGAAGACGCGATCGCGCGACTTGCCGAGTCCATGACCGACGACGGATTCCTCGTCCATCCCGTGCGGGTGGACGTGTCGTCGCGTGAATCGGTCGAGGAGCTCGCAGCGCGTGCCGCCGAGCTCGGCGACATCCGATCGGTCGTGCACACCGCCGGGCTCTCGCCCGCCCACGCTCCGCTCGACTCGGTGCTCAGCGTCGATCTGGTCGGCGTGGCGCTGGTGCTCGAGGCGTTCGGGGCTGTCGTCGCATCGGGAGCGGCAGGCGTCGTCATCTCCAGTTCGTCGAGTTATCTGCAGCCGCCGTTCACCCCCGACGAGCAGGTGGCCATCCGCACGAGCACGCCGGAAGGACTGCTGAACCTTCCCTTCTTCTCGCCTGAGGCTCTGAGTCACCACCCCGGTATCGCCTACGGCCGAGCGAAGCTAGCGAACCGAATCCAGGTTCAAGAGGCGAGCGCCGGAGCGTGGGGAAGCCGCGGCGCCCGCATCAACTCGGTGAGCCCCGGCGTGATCTCCACCAAGATGGGTCGCGCCGAGCTGGATTCGCCGTCGGGTGCATTCATGCGGGCCATGGTCGACGGCTCGGGCGCCGGACGCCTGGGTACCCCGAGCGACATCGCCGACGCGGTGACCTTCCTGCTGAGCCCGCAGGCCACATTCGTATCCGGCATCGATCTGCTCGTCGACGGCGGCGCGATCGCCGGGGTCGCCACGGGGCGCACCCCGCTGCCCGGCGCCTGA
- a CDS encoding zinc-dependent alcohol dehydrogenase: MKSVHVIAVDTEGWVDVEQPAVGPADVLLKIKACGICGSDALYAGNGGIPPRIGATPLGHEPAAEIVEVGADVEELAVGDHVVIDTMAFTDGLLGSGGAQGAFSEFVVVRDAVAGRQLRVIPDEVPWHVAALNEPMAVAYHAVNRTDPKHGDKVVVFGAGPIGLGAVLGYRRRGASHIVVVDILPGRLQTALEIGADAVINSAEEDVAARLIELHGDGATVFNRGARAGTDVFLDAAGVAVVPQTVTRIAKQGATLGIVAVHKKPVELDFGAILTSELTIVWSMGYPTEIFEVTDDIIENWRKYALIVSHTFPFEETLQALELAKTPGAADKIVVTFD, translated from the coding sequence ATGAAATCCGTCCATGTCATCGCTGTCGACACCGAGGGATGGGTCGACGTCGAGCAGCCGGCCGTCGGCCCTGCCGATGTGCTGCTCAAGATCAAGGCGTGCGGCATCTGCGGGTCCGACGCGCTGTACGCGGGGAACGGAGGCATCCCGCCGCGCATCGGCGCCACGCCGCTCGGCCATGAGCCCGCGGCAGAGATCGTCGAGGTGGGCGCCGATGTCGAGGAACTGGCCGTGGGTGACCACGTCGTGATCGACACGATGGCCTTCACCGACGGCCTGCTGGGGTCAGGTGGCGCTCAGGGCGCGTTCTCAGAGTTCGTCGTCGTGCGCGATGCGGTCGCCGGCCGTCAGCTGCGGGTCATTCCCGACGAGGTGCCATGGCACGTCGCCGCGCTCAACGAACCCATGGCCGTGGCGTACCACGCGGTCAACCGCACCGACCCGAAGCACGGCGACAAGGTCGTCGTCTTCGGGGCCGGCCCGATCGGCCTCGGAGCGGTGCTCGGCTATCGCCGCCGCGGAGCGTCGCACATCGTCGTCGTCGACATCCTGCCCGGCCGTCTGCAGACAGCGCTCGAGATCGGAGCGGATGCCGTCATCAACTCGGCCGAAGAAGATGTCGCAGCCAGGTTGATCGAACTCCACGGTGACGGCGCGACGGTCTTCAACCGCGGCGCTCGTGCCGGCACCGACGTCTTCCTCGACGCCGCCGGGGTCGCCGTGGTCCCGCAGACCGTGACCCGGATTGCGAAGCAGGGAGCCACCCTCGGAATCGTCGCGGTGCACAAGAAGCCGGTAGAGCTCGACTTCGGAGCCATCCTCACCAGCGAGCTGACGATCGTGTGGTCGATGGGCTACCCGACCGAGATCTTCGAGGTGACCGACGACATCATCGAGAACTGGCGGAAGTATGCGCTCATCGTGAGCCACACGTTCCCGTTCGAGGAGACGCTCCAAGCGCTCGAGCTTGCGAAGACGCCGGGCGCCGCAGACAAGATCGTCGTCACGTTCGACTGA
- a CDS encoding isochorismatase family protein: protein MIPKDPSGVSPDAALLVIDLQRGTAANPFVTPIEDVVAHAGRLATAFRAHGMPVAVATFALGGAPGRSEPEGFGDALPEVGEGPEDLRVTRTAWSAFSGTDLDQQLRARGIHRLVVVGVATSIGVESTLRDAHDRGYELVVVADAVTDLAAETHENSIGRIFPMMAQVVEAAELLTALDIRP from the coding sequence ATGATTCCGAAAGACCCGAGCGGCGTCTCGCCCGACGCCGCCCTGCTGGTCATCGACCTCCAGCGAGGGACCGCGGCGAACCCGTTCGTCACACCCATCGAAGACGTCGTCGCACACGCAGGGCGACTCGCGACCGCCTTCCGTGCACACGGGATGCCGGTCGCCGTGGCCACGTTCGCGCTGGGCGGGGCTCCCGGCCGCTCCGAGCCCGAAGGCTTCGGGGACGCTCTGCCGGAGGTGGGTGAGGGTCCCGAGGACCTTCGCGTCACACGCACAGCCTGGAGTGCCTTCTCGGGCACAGACCTCGATCAGCAGCTGCGGGCCCGCGGCATCCATCGCCTCGTCGTCGTCGGCGTCGCCACGAGCATCGGCGTCGAGTCGACCCTCAGAGACGCCCACGATCGTGGCTACGAACTGGTGGTCGTCGCCGACGCCGTCACCGACCTCGCGGCCGAGACGCACGAGAACTCGATCGGGCGCATCTTCCCCATGATGGCGCAGGTGGTCGAAGCGGCGGAGCTCCTCACTGCCCTGGATATCCGACCCTAG
- a CDS encoding TetR/AcrR family transcriptional regulator: MSDETERVAATPRGRRARTPNARGRASHSLDAVLAEAVALLDESGPQGLTIRALATRLGGGAASVYWYISGREELLDLAADSVLAGVHTAVADVRTADPIADLRTIATAMFDAIVDRPWLGAYAMRNTGAQPNSLSLYERIGEETLRLDLTPRQRFHATSAVVGFVIGTAADMGQEPPAEVVSGEVSREEYLGRATEQWRALDPASYPFIHHIVDEFAGHDDRDQFLAGLDLLLDGLRLRARR; the protein is encoded by the coding sequence ATGAGCGACGAGACCGAGCGCGTTGCCGCAACTCCGCGGGGCCGCCGCGCACGCACCCCGAATGCTCGGGGGCGCGCATCCCACTCACTCGACGCCGTGCTGGCGGAGGCGGTCGCGCTCCTGGACGAGTCCGGACCGCAGGGGCTGACGATCCGCGCTCTGGCCACGCGCCTCGGCGGCGGTGCCGCGAGCGTCTACTGGTACATCTCGGGCCGTGAGGAACTCCTCGACCTCGCCGCCGACTCCGTCCTGGCGGGCGTGCACACCGCGGTGGCCGACGTCCGCACCGCAGACCCGATCGCCGACCTGCGCACCATCGCCACCGCGATGTTCGACGCCATCGTCGACCGCCCGTGGCTCGGCGCGTATGCCATGCGCAACACCGGCGCGCAGCCGAACTCGCTGAGCCTGTACGAACGGATCGGGGAGGAGACCCTCCGTCTCGACCTGACGCCGCGTCAGCGTTTCCACGCGACATCGGCCGTCGTCGGGTTCGTCATCGGCACGGCGGCCGACATGGGGCAGGAGCCGCCGGCGGAGGTCGTCTCCGGCGAGGTGAGCCGCGAGGAGTACCTGGGTCGGGCGACCGAGCAGTGGCGCGCGCTGGACCCGGCGAGCTACCCGTTCATCCACCACATCGTCGACGAGTTCGCCGGTCACGACGATCGCGACCAGTTCCTCGCCGGGCTCGACCTGCTGCTCGACGGACTGCGCCTGCGAGCGCGGCGCTGA